Genomic DNA from Carassius auratus strain Wakin unplaced genomic scaffold, ASM336829v1 scaf_tig00037688, whole genome shotgun sequence:
ATGCATCTACTTCAAAGTTCAGTTTAACATTTAGAGTGGCAAACTTGCAGAACCTGTACTGATATAATTGGTTGTGTCCAGTAGCAGGAGATCTGTTATAGTTCCTTAAAATCATTGGTTgcataatgtattttaatcaaagaTGACCTTTTAAATTCTGTTGGTTGGCATTATTCATGCAACATCTCAGGAATTTGGTTTCATGTTTCAGTATGTTAGTATCTGAGTGTTGTTTAGACACCATTTTAATGCTTCACAACATAACTACTTAATTTCCATTAAACAGACACAGGCTCAGTAAAAGATAGACACTACTCGCTTAAgggtgttttaattttattttttatttttttatgcaaaatggaGTTGAAACAAGTTTTGTTGTGTAAGTCATGCGGACATAAATGGACTTCCCAGGCCTCGGGCTATGAGCTCattacttttttcctttttgttggTCAGATCCTTTTTTCCCGTGTTCACCTCCTTTCCCGTGTTCACCTCCTTTCCCGTGTTCACCTCCTTTCCCGTGTTCACCTCCTTTCCCGTGTTCACCTCCTTTACCGTGTCCATGTCCATGACCTTGTCCTTTCCCTTTCCCTTTGCCCTTTCCGTGCTTCTTTAAGTAGAAGTAAAATCAGACTTGCAGTATATCATTGCATATGTAATGCAATAAgtgcatcattattattattttcaccatTAGAGATGGTTTTTACCTTTCCACCTTCATCTCCTGAGCTCTGTGAGACagaaaatatgataatatgattACCATACAACAGAGAATTACTATTAACTACAACTATTTGTGTAAAATTGTAATTGATGTGTAGAAATGTACAGAGCGTTATACCTCGGAGCCAGAACCAGAATCTACGCCCTCCTGCAATACAATACGGTCAGTGTATTATTTGTTAAAACCGgcctttaatgtatttgtataattGATATGCAGACTTAAAATGCACATTTGTATATTTAAGCAGAATTATCTTACCTTTTTTGGTTCTGCAGGAGAAATTTGGAAAACAAGTATAAGCATAAATAATTCTTCTGGTAACATTTATTCAAATGCTATCACAAAAAgtgtaaactttttaaacttaataAAATGTCTTCCGGTGCAACAAATAGAAAGACGTCAGTATATCAGAAATATCACTTACTTGGATCACTCATGTTGAGATTTTCAGATATTCAACACGTCCGTAACactaaacaatgaaaaaaaaaaacggtaagcAAGATTCTCTTTGCATGCATGctcatgttatatttattttgatgctTCGTAAGATAAAATCCTTGCCAATGAGTTTTCTAAATGAACAATGAGCGAATTCAGTAACTGAATCAATCTGTTTTGTTAGTTGCCATCAAGTGCTCACATGAATCATGCATTTGACAAGTATCTGTCGCAGTTATTAAATTAGGAATGTCTTACCTCTTGTCTCGTCTTGCTCTCCAGTGTGGAAATGCCGTTTTCTTGCTTGTATTTATACTTTAGATCCGCCCTCAGGTGACACATATACCTGCTCATGTGCACCCAAGGGTGGATAAACGAGTCTGTGGGCTCACATTAAAACATTAGACTAAGAATCGTGAGTTAACTAAAGAATATTTTAGACATCCACTGCATTTGCTGAATGTGTGTGTCTTAAATGATCACTATTTGTctgatttatgtatttgattGGCTGATGCACCGAATACTGAATAAAAACGGTAATTtcctctaaaataaaaaattgcacaaTCCAAAAGAAATTTTATCATTGCATGAGTTTCAACATAAATGTTCTGATTATGGTATAAAATGGTGTAGTTGTTTTTTGTTCATGGTGATAGGAATGTTATCACCCCATTGATGCAGTCCGGATGAAGGAACGCCCAAAACATTTTGGCAGGTACACAGAAACAGACAGTTGAAGGAATCGTAATTATGCCCTGTGTTTCCACTTCACTTCTCAAACCAGAAAGTCTACAAAAGTCTGTAAGATCTTGTGAGATGTCAGCCCAGTTGAACTAAACAGTCTGTTTTAATGAGAAATGTAagaagatgcatttaaaaaaaaaaaaattgagaagatGCAAGCAAAACtaacaaatttaaattaatattttttcataatgcaattaattttttcattaaattgaattatattaAGCATAAAAATTAAGCATCAAGGCATGAAACAGtggcttaaaaaatatatttggacaGTAGAACTATTAAAGAAATAGCAGATGATGTTTGTAGATGAAGTTTGCTttgatatatatgtattttttggtGTGCGTAAAGTGCTCTCTTTAAAGTATCTGAAATACTAAGACAACAAATATCTGTTATATAGTCCAAAGGAGAAATCACAAATAAATGAAGTAGTGCTTAAATGGAGACTGATGTGTCTCAAACtggaaaataaagtgtaaaaatgaAGCAAGGTGATAAAGTTTGATTGCTTGTAAGCCAGCACATGTTGAGCTTTAACTGAACACTGAATGGTTTGTATGACTAATCTTCTTCAGGAACATAAAGCATTGGGTGTTTGCTCAGTTAATCTGGAGTCACTGTTAAAAGGTGAATGAAAGGTTTGTACAACCATCATCTCTAAATGGTTTAATAAAGGATGTTATGACCAGATAATGAACATTACAAATTTATCATCTTTATCATCACAGATTGCCCACACTGCAAAATAGATTTTCTtagccagtatatatatatataaactataaggATTCGGTTTAGAACTACagtacaaacacaaataaatacaaatatggtGGATGTGTGTGACCAATGGTTAGGTAGAGATGTTTAGATAAAGGGGAGTGagattctaaaaaaatatatatatatatatatatatatatatataacaattttttactattttgcaaatGTACTTCCTGAACTTACAACGTAAGCAAGCATAATCTAGTTATGGCTAGTGAAAGATGGGTTGAGCACTATGACCAGCATTATCAACAACAAATGTCGAGTCACTCCTTAAACTCCTCTCACTCCTCTGATTGGTCGCTCATGGGGGCTTGTcaggtttatttttaaaagttctcGATGTTTCCAAAAGCCTCACATTGCAGCATACTTGCTCTCTCGTTTTTTCACATTCGATGTACGCCTAAATGTTTTCGATACTCATTTGGTTGCTCAAATTTATCAGCAATTTATAAATacttgtttgcattattttctgATGTTAAACATTTTGAAACTACAGTTCACTGCATACAAGTATAAaacattatgatatatatatatatatatatatatatatatatatatatatatatatatatatattgttttgtgtaGCACAACTATTTAAATAGGTATGGATTCTAAATGTAAGATGATACTATAAAACTATCAACTACtcaataaactattttatttcatatcattTCACCAATTAATTTCATATGCATGTTGTTCAGTGTTGTGATACACCTGTgtgttttgcattgcatttttatgaGAAATCACAAATATATAACAGTGTTTGATATGCACAAAGAGCAGGGATCTCATTGCACTGAAATATAAAGCGACCGTACCATCTGAATCTCTTTTGTAAAAGCTTGCATACACATGCTTAGTGTTTATGAGATGACCGGTCATGCAGCAAAACACTATAGTTTCCCCTCGAGCTAGGGTGTGGTCTACGCTGAATTCTTCAGGTGCGGCTGTACAAACACAGACATAATTTGCTGCATATTAATGCAAGCCAAAATCACACATTGACATTCTATATGCTGAACTAAACCACATATACAGTAGAACATTTAACAGTTTCCTCCCACGGGCGTAATCTCTTTCATCATTTGCACTTTGGCCTCATTACTCACGCTCTTTATTGTGATGCTCTGTTGT
This window encodes:
- the LOC113083305 gene encoding oleosin-B4-like isoform X2, encoding MSDPKPKKEGVDSGSGSESSGDEGGKHGKGKGKGKGQGHGHGHGKGGEHGKGGEHGKGGEHGKGGEHGKGGEHGKKGSDQQKGKK
- the LOC113083305 gene encoding oleosin-B4-like isoform X1; this encodes MSDPKPKKEGVDSGSGSESSGDEGGKKHGKGKGKGKGQGHGHGHGKGGEHGKGGEHGKGGEHGKGGEHGKGGEHGKKGSDQQKGKK